ACTGGTATTTACTTCCAAGAATGATAGAAAAGTTCGATATATGTTGTTTCGTGCATTTGCAATATATCTTAGctttttgtatgaaaatttaccAATATTGGAATTAATTGGAATCGAAATGCCTTTATGTCTGTTTTAGATGAAGACTTCAAGTTTACCGAATTACGGAACATCCAGACAATCAGGAGGTTATCGGACGCCGAGTTTGCCACGCCGTCTAGGGGTAAAAATGGGAACACGAGCGATCTACAGCAGCCTCGTGCAGAAAGACACCGCCCTTACCGACGACATGGAGTCGCTATCATTAAAATCAGACACGGAGTCTTCGATTCAGTCATTGTCCGCACGATCAACGGAATCTCCTCTACCGGAAGCATATGTGCTCAGTTAGTAACATTTTTACTTCGACTAGATTTTTCAAGTGTTAACAATTATCATTGGAACCAAGTACAAATGCCATATAACTCATTTGAAATTGCATTTCTTGAAATCAATCGCGCTATGTAATTCACTAAATCAGATAACATAtacaacataatatttttaatcttcttaatCCTATATCTCAAGAAATTAAGGAATTCTGCaaacatattaatttcaatataaaaatatctcttcGAACAAGATGCATTTCATGATCATGCAAGAATTATAtgatttgtaaatttcaatttcgtatgATTTCTATTTCCAACAGACGCTGACATCCGTACAGATGACGAGACGTTTCGTGTGCCGGAGGACGAGTCGATGTCCGCTTCCTTAGCAGCGCGTCTTGAAGAATTGTCGTTTGCCGAGGAACGAATCCTGCAGACGATTAAGTTGGAAAGGGGTCACGGTGGTAGCATAGGGTTGCAAGTGACAGAGGGTAACGATGGTGGCGTCTATGTCCAAGCGGTATCGGTAGGAGGATCGGCCGATATGGCCGGAAACGTGAACAAAGGTAAGCTTGAAGCGCCATTCTTTACCGGGGCTGCATTAATTCGGAGAAATTTATTGGTCGTAGGCGATCGCATCGTAGCGATAAACGGGCAAAATTTATTGCATTTGCGGTATGAAGATGCTCTGAAGATGCTGCAGAGCTCGTCCGATACGATCGAGCTGGTCCTCTCTCAAGCTACTTCCCGTAAAAACGCGACCTCCAGGAAGAATCACGAACAACCTGTGGAAAATAACTATTTGAAGTGAGTATAAAGATGTTCCTTTCCTTGAATCCTAgttgtttttttaattaaatttaattttaatactagCTAAGTGAGCGAGCAATTATttctgaaatgaaaataagtttTCTTGTTTACGCTGAAGAACTTTCAGTTGAAGAGATTGATTCTTTCATTGCGACTGGGTGATGTAGAACTTTATATTGTGAATTTGTTAGATTATCCTTAATTCGTCTCAAGTAAAGTAATCAAGTGAAACATTCCAGTACTCTGTTTCGCTATGCACTTAATTTTAACAAGAATGGAAGCAAAATTTTGGGCCTGTACTTAATAGTTTTAAACATGCACGGGATATTATAAACGGACTGTTGATTATTCTTGGTATGTAGGTTAtccttgaaatttgaaattctctAGATGTCATGCTCTAAACTctggaaaattattacagCATATGATATAGCAGAGAATGTAATGCGGTACGCGCTGGAATTTATCAACCGACCACATTTTGTCTTTTGTGGAAAATATAAACGAGGATAGTCGAGGgaattaaaaacgaaattaaacgcATTATTTTGTACAGACAGAAACTGAAAATgataaagttttataaaatatacttatatatcgttatattcatacgatgaaatatataataatgctgCAAATGTgcatatatttgaaaatatgtattaagacaaatattaaacaattacatgtattttatttaatcggtatatattaatataagagTTGATTATATTAGTAAGTTGGACGCGGAGAGAAACTCAATGTATACGATAGAATGGCTTTTCAGTGTCTGATTGAACAGTGTGATTATTGATTTTCCAAGCAAACTTTATAAGTACGCTTTCATTGATTTCAGTGACATCAGATTCGACGTGTCCTCGGAAGCAGATACGTCGAGCATGACAAACAAATGGCTCGTTCAAAGGACCACCGACGTTGCATCTGTGCAAAACACCTCGAGCGCGTACAGCAGTGCCGCATCGAGCGCAATGGGTAATCACAATGCAAACAGCCTATACATGGCCGATCTTGTCGATAATGGTGCACTTAAGTCCGCAAGTATGCTGCTCAGTATAGAGGACTTCGACGTCAGCAGGACGAGTCGCcaagtttttatttaatcgtcgATAAAGCAAGTTAGTACTTACTCTACAAACCCATTTTTATCTAACACGTATGCTACTTTTGTTACTGTGCACTTAATGGGTACTTAATTGCAGTGAAACGATTTATATGCGCATTGATTTTCGTATGCTGTTCAGATACGTGCTATATCGAAAGTTTTAGTTGAGAatactattaaaataacaaattatattttatcacaaCTTGGATAATACAGCGTGAAATGTAACTTCTGAAACTCTTGCCTTCTAAAttagaaaagataaagaagTGTAAAAAAGaggataaataaatacttttttttacatattgttGCTTAAATTCGTaaacatatatacgtatatgtatatttttaaatgtataatttattatctataagGGAAAagacattatttattatgtatatttttaatcaatacTTCGTCgatgtaacataaaaataatattagtgtacgaattaaaatgtagggattgaaattttccagaagaaatattaaatactaaacagtatttaatttccttttacgTAGTCTTGCATACTGAATGTTTAGaaggaatttataattttcttcaatcgTTCGCTTGGCCTTTAAATTTCGATTCTCCAATTAAGCTAGTGGACGCTTATACTTACAAAATCGTATAGTAAACACCATTAAGGCCATTATGTCCATTATGTCGAACGTGGCTGCATCCACCACGTAACCTAATCGAATTGTTTTTATCCATTTAACGGACGAAGCCTTGCTCAGAGTTCGAGGCGGCACTATTTGCCGCTTTTCTCTATTTGCGCCATTAATACGAACCGTCACGTCAGTCCTGTCCTTTAGTTGTCAAGGGAAATCTGAAGTTCATATTAGGCAGTagtattttatcaataaaaatttaataatttgcaacTTTCTTCAGTTTATTCCACGTGGTTCATcgaatacattttaattcaattttttaagattATCTACAACATGAAGTTCAATTTCATCGGTTCAAATTTCTGAaagctttaaataaaaagaatgtttcgataaagaaaagatCTTGCGAAGATATATGTcatgcaaatttaattttcaatctaCATCTGATCTATACATTTAAACTCGATGCTTTCTATGtacaaacaaaaattagaatttaatgctgaaaagaaaaatgtattttataaaaggattaaaataattaacagatATATCAATCTACTGACATATCGACGATGAAGAAGCTTTCTTACCAAAAGCGAACGCAGTACCTGGCTAGCTCTGTCACATCCGAGTTTGAGATCGATTTTAGAATTTCGCCTGTCGTCTTATTAGGGTCTTCTTTCATTCAATAGGAAACTTAAACTTGGCAGCATTAGTGAATCACTGTTATTGACTTCGCGGTAGAGAGAGGGGTAGAGGATGCTCTGTCATTTGTAGGGAATCACCTTTAGTATCCCTCGGACGGTCTAACACCGTAGTTAGCCACGCGTTTCCGTACTCCAAAATTTCTCTCTAAATATCAGCGGATTGTGCTTCGACCAATCTTTACCATGCGCAAATACGAATTCCACGAATCATTACCATAAACTCTCTTTTGTTCCCAAACGGACACGTCGTCTctgtattattgtatatacCAAGTGAACAGTTGACCTTAACTTTGATAGATTTGGCAAATTGTGCGACGAAATCAAAGCTTCAGACTGACACAAGTGACCATACACGTCAGTGAGGAACGATAGAGCCGAGAGTCATTGACATTTACCAGTGTCATGCACACCAACGTTCGATCAATCGTTGTTCCAGGTACAGAATCTGTCAGCAGTACACCGCCAGTCCCACCGAGACGGAAGAAGCGCAAAGCGAAGCTCGCGGCGATTGCAAAATCTCCGAAAGGAACGTCACCGATTCGTCTCAGAAAACCAGACAAAAAGCGTTTGGCGCCACAGCCTCCGCAGCCTCCGCCGCGAGCAGTTGGAAGGATCAAATCTCACGTCGCCAAAGATCAGGCAGAAGAAAGGACGTCGAACTCGCAGACAGTAGGCGATGCGGAAGAAACGCTAAATAGTCTAAGTTCGAACGAGACGAGGGAAACTTCTCAGCCGTCGTCCTTGCAGTTCGAGGATGATGACTCGGTACGGATCGAGAAAGCGAGCAAAgatgaaaacgagaaaaacgacAGGTGCGGTTCAAGCAGCGAGACAAAGTCGCCGCACAAACGTCCGTTTGTATTCGAGACTTTTGCTAGGAAGGAGACCAACAAGTACCCGCCGCTGTTCTTCACTTTGCACGATTTTCAAAATGTGATGTCCAACACGCTGCAGCGTGAAGACGATTTTAATGACGAGCCTTCTGCGAATTTCGATAGCTCCTTTCACGATTCCTTTCGCAACTCCCTTCGCAACTCCTTTtgcgaatttttcgaaaaatcgtTAGACGACGAGGAGGACGAGTTGCGTTTCCGTGTGACCACCACGAACCTTCCATTCGAGAAATGTTTGGACACATGGACCGCTACATTTACCGATCGTTTGATCGAGAATTTCGACGTACCGAACCGTTTTATTTTCGAAGATTACGTCGATAGAAGTAACAAGGTAAATGTCCGACGATCGGCCGGCCCGATGTGTTACGACAGCTTTGAAGAGGAACCAACGGTACCTCGGTTGACCAAAGTGAGGTTCGTGATCGAGTCACCTAGCTCGTCGACTTCAGATCACGAATTGAACAACGATGGCGAGACCACGTGCTGCGACAGTTTGCAAAATATCGATCCCCTGACAGATGAGCAGGAGGTCAGCTGGAATCGTGGCTCTTCCCTGAAATTGACTGAGGTCACGGACGATATGGATTGCAGGGACATGAATAAGGCTTTTGGTCAGGTACAAGATTTCCAGGAGAATCATGACGAGTTCGGTGACGTACCTTTTAGTTCCATTTTGAAAACAGGGGACAGTTTGGACCGGTGGTATTCTCTGGACGATGCCACGAATTTTATCAGGGCGATCGATAAGGAATCTTTCGGCCAGGACGATCGCGGTAATTCCAACGGTTCGATCGGCGATTCGATCGGCCACGATTCGCAAGACGAGTCCCTTTGTTCCGAGGATAAACTAAAAGTCGCGGACGTCAGCGAAGCGGAGTCGAGTTTAATCAAGTTGAAAGCGGAATGCTGTTCTGTGTTGGCCGAGGTTAGAGACGATTGTTCGGAAAGGCCGCCCGAGGACAACGGTTTTGCGCGGGCTTCGAATAACTGCACTGCTTCAAATAACGTGaaagacaataaaaaatatcacgatGAAAAGGATTCGACGCGTGAAGCttctgaaaatgaaaacaacaATGTAAAACGCGAAATCATTTCTGTCGGTACTAATGAGATTGCGAATAACTTTGATTGGAAATTggaatttataagaaatgaGACAAACGTCAATTTTGTCCAGGAAGATTCGATAATTCGTAGAGACAAATATCTAAGGACTGAAATTAATGGAGAACAATCGACAATAAACGAGACAAAAGTCTTTGatcaacaaataataaaaaacaaagtaAAGAATAACGTTTTGAAGGAACATTTGTTATCAAATAGAACAGAGACTGATATTAGCGAGGAAGTGTCGTCAGATGAAGaggatatggaaattgacaaACAGCAATTACAAACGAATTCAGCCGATAAATCCACGGGGGAGTACAGAAGAAAGATTTTCATAAACGAATCGcttcgaaatataataaatcgttGTGATTTCACGTCGAATGACCTTGCGGATGGCAGTGAAGATTCTGATGTGCAAGACGATAATTTGGACGCTGACGATATTTCTTTAggcgagagcgagagaaatTTCAAAGGCTTAATTACTAAAGGTGACACGAAACAGGAGACGAAGGATATTCCAGTTAGccaaagtaataaaaaattacaagatagtTACATAGGTAACGAATCActggaaaaaaggaaaagtatcACTAACCCGGTTAATATTCAACGAAACTCTTTTCTGGTAAATATGTTGTCAGAGGATACAGATCAGACATGGACGAGCTGTGAAATCATTGCTGTTCACCCAAAATCACTAACGAAGAGCGAAGTATCGATTTCgaaagacgaagaaggaaagaaattggCGAACCGGTTAAACGAGTCGATAAAAATGGATTCAGAGATCcagaaaattttacaagagTCTAGAGCGCCGTTGAAAAGGGTAGAAACCACTTTACCAAAGCCGACAACGGCCAAGAAGATTGCCGAAACGAGCAAGAAAACCACCGGTGAGGCGAAGTGCGATGTATTGAACGAGTTGCTCTCCAATTTTAGTAACATTAAATTGAAACCGGTGAACGACGAGAAGAGAAGTGCCACTGAAAGTCATCCGCGAGTAAAAACTTTTTCTCGGCAAGAGAACGATAAGGAGAGAATCGAATCTATGTCAGATAGCCGTACACAGAGTTTGAAAGATTGTAACGGTAATTCTTCTGTTGAGACCAAGCAAACGAGCGGCGAGACGATAAATCGCATAGCAGGAACTTCTTCGGTTAAACAGTGGCAGTATGCTGCCTCTTTAACGACGAGGAAGGTTCAAGATGACCGGAATAAGAGTAACGAATCACGGAAAGGGTTTGAAGGGTCTCAAAATATTACTGCGAATTGTACAGAATCTGTGAAACCGCCAGAGAGCAGCGAGATTTTATCAGGTCGTAAAGAAGAGTCTCGAGAAATAGACGTAAACAGAGTCGCAAGAACGGTTAAGCAGTGGCAGTATGTTGCTTCTCTGACGACGAGCAACTATATTCCAGATGACCGGAATAAAGGTAACGAATCACAAGAGAGGTCTGAAGATTTTCAAGATGATATCAGCTTTGTGACCAGTACTGTGAATAGAATAAACAGAGTCGAAAGAGCGACGAACGAGGATTACTCGGAATTATCAAGGAACACGAACGAAGTTCTCGTCGAACCGACCAAAAGCGATGCTGTCAGAAGAGTGTCTGACGACGAAGCAGGAAGAGGAGGAGCAAGCTCCGTGGAATGTCTGCAGATGGTAGGCTGCAGCGCAAAGACTGACGAGTCGCATAATCGTGGCGCGTACGCGCGACAGTTAGAGTTAAGCAAGAGTATGAGTAGCGGCGACAAGAGTGCCATAGCTAGGAGGATTTCTCGACCccattgtaataataatgacaataaCAGGGCCGTAACACCCGTAGCTGTAAGTGATGACCAATCCCGCGACACTGTAACGATAACCCCTGGTAGAGTTAGGAGCTTCATTAAGTACTACGAGATTCATCGCGAGGCGACGACCGACAATGATTCTAAAACTAACGATAGAGTAGATAAGGACCCGATGCCTGAGCACCAATCGGTGATCAGCATCTGTAGGGGACTGGAAGCGAGGGCCATCGAGGCTAAGTTCTTCGAAGCGCAGAAAAAGGATAATTCTAAATCGTTCGACACGATGAAAAAGGATGATTATCGTGGGCTAATAGCGGACCAAGATTTCGAAAGATCGATCTGTTCAgcgaggaaagaaggaaagtgtGCTGCGATCGTAGAAAAGTTTGGAACAGAGAACTCGAGTCGATTAGATGCTCGTATTGCGAACATAGAAGATGATTATGTGGAGATGAAGAAGCAGATACACGTGTCACCGAAGTCTATCGGTGATTCATGTGCGCATCCTGGTACAGCTAAGAGAAAGAAGTCGGTGAAATTTCAAGGTGGTTTCACCGTGATCGGCGCGAAAGATCCTGACGAGAATGGTACCGCAGGGAGTCCTGCGGGCCAGGATACGAAGTTGTTggataagaagaagaatccCGACAGACTGACGCTGGAGAGTAGTGTTCTTCCCGAGAAAGTAGATTTTGGCGTTGGACAACTTGGAGAACTGCTGGACGCTGACTCGCGTTCTTTGGAGAAACGAGAAACTGCTGCTCAGGTGAGTGAAGGAtttaattggaataaaatgttCATTAAGAGACGTAGAAAGGTTCTTTCTACCTTTTTTGGTAATCCAagaatcgaatttctttctcctttcttttccttcatCTTCTTGATTTTCACTTGTTGGTGTTATAATAGCGTTTTGTGCGCTAGAtgtaagaaagaattttattattcggaTTGAAATATGTTAACATCTTGTACTACGTATTTAAGATTCGATAGTTTTCTAAtctgtataaaattgtatgtgaatgaaaaaattaatacgatcTAATTAACGATCGCCAGAATTTTGTTCAAGTTTTAATGAcagttgttaattaataaaccaaTTCAGTTTGAATGACagttgttaattaatcgaaGTTACATACTAAAATTACGTTCATTTTAAATTGCAAACCCGctcgacgaaataataatcTGCTTAACTTTTCCTCCTACAGACACAAGCCGCAGCAAAATGTGAGGAATGTTCAGGTATTAATCGCTTCGTTCCAAAACCAGAAACCCCACGCCTCGTATTTTATTGTACTGTATAGTTAAAACCGTAGTTTCTaaacgtcgtcgtcgtcgtcgttttcCCGAATCTCGGCGAGATTTCACCGCGACGCTTCGTAGCGTCATAGCTAAATTCAATCTTTTCCATACTGTTTCTTACGTGTTTTAACTGAAGAACAGATTTCCCGCTGTTTCGCGAGAACCTGCGCGGAATTCCATTCTCTCGCAAACAGAACactgaaacaatttttgtcaatttatcattatcagagattttattcgatgttatgaattattgaaattatgaaataatttggaaCGGACTATCGTGAAATTATAGGGCgtcgaaaaatatcgaaaaataggaaatatatcAGACTACTGAAACATTTCGTGGCACAAATCGCGCATATATGAACTTCGTGTTTCAATGGAAGCTTTttcaatgataaattttaatgtatttgcatattttgataatattaccGGTATCTATGTTATCAAATGAAGTTGGAAcagaaagatataattttatgtaccTCCCATATGAAGACCACAGGCGAGAAACacaataaattcttttttatcgatttctatTGACGTCGTTTGGTGGTTAAAGTTTGAGGTTCTGTAAAAAGCCAACGGTATAGTTAATACTATAACAATCGACATCTCTGAATGTTCAAATCGCTAGCAAAGAtacatattcaattttaaaagcaaataaaaacaCGTCGGATTACGATGcaacatattaaattaatgaattaaacgaagaaaattgctcACTCTTAATAAGACGTGAATAACGCGTGACTTACCATATTTCTTCATACTACAATTCAACAAAATCAGAACGAAATACAATAT
This genomic window from Bombus pyrosoma isolate SC7728 linkage group LG4, ASM1482585v1, whole genome shotgun sequence contains:
- the LOC122567189 gene encoding uncharacterized protein LOC122567189, with product MHTNVRSIVVPGTESVSSTPPVPPRRKKRKAKLAAIAKSPKGTSPIRLRKPDKKRLAPQPPQPPPRAVGRIKSHVAKDQAEERTSNSQTVGDAEETLNSLSSNETRETSQPSSLQFEDDDSVRIEKASKDENEKNDRCGSSSETKSPHKRPFVFETFARKETNKYPPLFFTLHDFQNVMSNTLQREDDFNDEPSANFDSSFHDSFRNSLRNSFCEFFEKSLDDEEDELRFRVTTTNLPFEKCLDTWTATFTDRLIENFDVPNRFIFEDYVDRSNKVNVRRSAGPMCYDSFEEEPTVPRLTKVRFVIESPSSSTSDHELNNDGETTCCDSLQNIDPLTDEQEVSWNRGSSLKLTEVTDDMDCRDMNKAFGQVQDFQENHDEFGDVPFSSILKTGDSLDRWYSLDDATNFIRAIDKESFGQDDRGNSNGSIGDSIGHDSQDESLCSEDKLKVADVSEAESSLIKLKAECCSVLAEVRDDCSERPPEDNGFARASNNCTASNNVKDNKKYHDEKDSTREASENENNNVKREIISVGTNEIANNFDWKLEFIRNETNVNFVQEDSIIRRDKYLRTEINGEQSTINETKVFDQQIIKNKVKNNVLKEHLLSNRTETDISEEVSSDEEDMEIDKQQLQTNSADKSTGEYRRKIFINESLRNIINRCDFTSNDLADGSEDSDVQDDNLDADDISLGESERNFKGLITKGDTKQETKDIPVSQSNKKLQDSYIGNESLEKRKSITNPVNIQRNSFLVNMLSEDTDQTWTSCEIIAVHPKSLTKSEVSISKDEEGKKLANRLNESIKMDSEIQKILQESRAPLKRVETTLPKPTTAKKIAETSKKTTGEAKCDVLNELLSNFSNIKLKPVNDEKRSATESHPRVKTFSRQENDKERIESMSDSRTQSLKDCNGNSSVETKQTSGETINRIAGTSSVKQWQYAASLTTRKVQDDRNKSNESRKGFEGSQNITANCTESVKPPESSEILSGRKEESREIDVNRVARTVKQWQYVASLTTSNYIPDDRNKGNESQERSEDFQDDISFVTSTVNRINRVERATNEDYSELSRNTNEVLVEPTKSDAVRRVSDDEAGRGGASSVECLQMVGCSAKTDESHNRGAYARQLELSKSMSSGDKSAIARRISRPHCNNNDNNRAVTPVAVSDDQSRDTVTITPGRVRSFIKYYEIHREATTDNDSKTNDRVDKDPMPEHQSVISICRGLEARAIEAKFFEAQKKDNSKSFDTMKKDDYRGLIADQDFERSICSARKEGKCAAIVEKFGTENSSRLDARIANIEDDYVEMKKQIHVSPKSIGDSCAHPGTAKRKKSVKFQGGFTVIGAKDPDENGTAGSPAGQDTKLLDKKKNPDRLTLESSVLPEKVDFGVGQLGELLDADSRSLEKRETAAQTQAAAKCEECSGINRFVPKPETPRLVFYCTV